In a genomic window of Punica granatum isolate Tunisia-2019 chromosome 6, ASM765513v2, whole genome shotgun sequence:
- the LOC116212521 gene encoding DNA-directed RNA polymerase V subunit 7-like, whose product MFLEVQLPWNVIIPAENLDEKGLMLQRSIIIRLLDDFASKKATKELGYYLAVTTLLNIGEGKVRQHTGDILFPVVFRGITFNLFRGEIVEGVVHKVLKHGVFLRCGPMEHIYLSSTKMPDYRYVPGENPVFLNEKLSKIGKDAMVRVIVLATMWLEVEREFRALVSLEGDFLGPVS is encoded by the coding sequence ATGTTCCTCGAGGTGCAGCTTCCGTGGAATGTTATCATCCCTGCAGAGAACCTCGACGAGAAGGGGCTGATGCTGCAGAGATCCATTATCATCCGCCTCTTGGATGACTTTGCCTCCAAGAAGGCCACTAAGGAACTTGGCTACTACCTCGCTGTGACAACTCTCCTCAACATCGGGGAAGGTAAGGTGAGGCAACACACGGGTGATATCCTCTTTCCTGTGGTGTTTCGCGGGATCACCTTCAACCTCTTCCGAGGGGAAATCGTGGAAGGTGTTGTCCACAAGGTGCTGAAGCACGGGGTATTCTTGAGGTGCGGGCCCATGGAGCACATATATCTCTCCAGCACTAAGATGCCTGACTACAGATACGTGCCTGGGGAGAACCCGGTTTTCCTGAATGAGAAGCTGTCGAAGATTGGGAAGGATGCGATGGTGCGCGTCATCGTGCTCGCAACCATGTGGTTGGAGGTGGAGAGAGAGTTCCGTGCATTGGTGAGCTTGGAGGGCGACTTCCTAGGGCCTGTTTCTTAG
- the LOC116211103 gene encoding altered inheritance rate of mitochondria protein 25-like isoform X1: MMGWQHFATLYKTRGISSKYGALFSLMARASRPKYSISSENFPQPFSRQIQKATSLWQDGWGFETIEYEKRSFLMRNRSRNIGTPCGFEGNLLFSGRTLKTMSHQVGNSTERELHLNRDFFVQLWVSDKKMNEHGGKRRRKQGRQKNLGGVSYVDQPLHRIAERWFSGDSTVRENSGPSRRVLQQPPPSQSVSGLLKPASPEEARVAPLLARSNLLITRDIEWANLVLGFEQENRYAIVDVCYPQSPVGLIREQSNVLARQLLRLRRSFVAYITDAMGNELYRVRRPFWWITSSIYVEIDGKEVGVVHRRWHLWRRIYDLYLGNEQFAVVENPGLWNWTFTLKDINGEVLAEIDRDWRGFGFELFTDAGQYVIRFGSSDPSSKTGRAREIQELEVARPLTLSERAVTLALAISLDNDYFSRHGGWGIPFIDVGE, translated from the exons ATGATGGGTTGGCAGCACTTTGCTACACTTTATAAGACACGTGGAATCAGTTCAAAATATGGTGCTCTATTTTCTTTGATGGCAAGGGCAAGTCGACCCAAATATTCTATAAGTAGTGAGAACTTTCCTCAACCTTTCTCTCGACAAATTCAAAAGGCAACCTCATTGTGGCAAGATGGATGGGGCTTTGAAACGATAGAATATGAGAAGAGGTCATTCTTAATGAGAAATAGGTCTAGAAACATTGGGACACCCTGCGGTTTTGAAGGGAATCTCCTCTTCTCCGGAAGGACTCTGAAGACAATGTCTCACCAAGTTGGAAACAGTACGGAGAGAGAACTGCACCTGAATAGAGATTTTTTTGTACAACTTTGGGTTTCagataagaaaatgaatgagCATGGtggaaagagaagaagaaaacaaggCAGGCAAAAGAATTTAGGTGGAGTATCCTATGTTGATCAGCCACTCCATCGTATAGCAGAAAGATGGTTTTCTGGTGATTCTACCGTAAGAGAGAATTCTGGGCCCAGTAGGCGAGTTCTGCAGCAGCCACCACCGAGCCAATCAGTTTCTGGTTTGCTGAAACCTGCATCTCCCGAGGAG GCCCGTGTTGCACCTCTTCTTGCAAGGTCCAATTTGCTTATCACGAGGGATATAGAATGGGCGAACCTTGTACTTGGTTTCGAGCAG GAGAACCGCTACGCAATAGTGGACGTCTGTTACCCTCAGTCT CCGGTGGGCTTGATACGTGAGCAGAGTAATGTTCTCGCCAGACAG TTGCTTAGGCTGAGACGTTCTTTTGTAGCATACATAACTGATGCCATGGGTAACGAACTTTATCGG GTTCGCAGGCCCTTTTGGTGGATAACAAGCTCAATCTATGTTGAGATTGATGGAAAG GAAGTGGGTGTGGTTCATCGAAGATGGCACCTGTGGAGGAGGATCTATGATTTGTACCTAGG GAATGAGCAATTTGCAGTAGTGGAAAATCCTGGCTTGTGGAATTGGACCTTTACTTTAAAGGACATAAATGGTGAAGTTTTGGCTGAAATAGATCGGGATTGGCGGGGCTTTGGTTTTGAG CTTTTTACTGATGCGGGTCAGTATGTCATTCGGTTTGGGAGTTCAGATCCTTCGTCAAAGACAGGCCGTGCCAGAGAA ATTCAGGAGTTGGAAGTAGCCCGTCCTTTAACCCTCTCAGAGAGAGCAGTGACACTTGCTCTTGCTATATCATTGGATAATGATTACTTCTCAAGGCATGGAGGATG GGGAATTCCTTTTATTGATGTAGGTGAATAG
- the LOC116211103 gene encoding phospholipid scramblase family protein C343.06c-like isoform X2, with protein MMGWQHFATLYKTRGISSKYGALFSLMARASRPKYSISSENFPQPFSRQIQKATSLWQDGWGFETIEYEKRSFLMRNRSRNIGTPCGFEGNLLFSGRTLKTMSHQVGNSTERELHLNRDFFVQLWVSDKKMNEHGGKRRRKQGRQKNLGGVSYVDQPLHRIAERWFSGDSTVRENSGPSRRVLQQPPPSQSVSGLLKPASPEEARVAPLLARSNLLITRDIEWANLVLGFEQENRYAIVDVCYPQSPVGLIREQSNVLARQVRRPFWWITSSIYVEIDGKEVGVVHRRWHLWRRIYDLYLGNEQFAVVENPGLWNWTFTLKDINGEVLAEIDRDWRGFGFELFTDAGQYVIRFGSSDPSSKTGRAREIQELEVARPLTLSERAVTLALAISLDNDYFSRHGGWGIPFIDVGE; from the exons ATGATGGGTTGGCAGCACTTTGCTACACTTTATAAGACACGTGGAATCAGTTCAAAATATGGTGCTCTATTTTCTTTGATGGCAAGGGCAAGTCGACCCAAATATTCTATAAGTAGTGAGAACTTTCCTCAACCTTTCTCTCGACAAATTCAAAAGGCAACCTCATTGTGGCAAGATGGATGGGGCTTTGAAACGATAGAATATGAGAAGAGGTCATTCTTAATGAGAAATAGGTCTAGAAACATTGGGACACCCTGCGGTTTTGAAGGGAATCTCCTCTTCTCCGGAAGGACTCTGAAGACAATGTCTCACCAAGTTGGAAACAGTACGGAGAGAGAACTGCACCTGAATAGAGATTTTTTTGTACAACTTTGGGTTTCagataagaaaatgaatgagCATGGtggaaagagaagaagaaaacaaggCAGGCAAAAGAATTTAGGTGGAGTATCCTATGTTGATCAGCCACTCCATCGTATAGCAGAAAGATGGTTTTCTGGTGATTCTACCGTAAGAGAGAATTCTGGGCCCAGTAGGCGAGTTCTGCAGCAGCCACCACCGAGCCAATCAGTTTCTGGTTTGCTGAAACCTGCATCTCCCGAGGAG GCCCGTGTTGCACCTCTTCTTGCAAGGTCCAATTTGCTTATCACGAGGGATATAGAATGGGCGAACCTTGTACTTGGTTTCGAGCAG GAGAACCGCTACGCAATAGTGGACGTCTGTTACCCTCAGTCT CCGGTGGGCTTGATACGTGAGCAGAGTAATGTTCTCGCCAGACAG GTTCGCAGGCCCTTTTGGTGGATAACAAGCTCAATCTATGTTGAGATTGATGGAAAG GAAGTGGGTGTGGTTCATCGAAGATGGCACCTGTGGAGGAGGATCTATGATTTGTACCTAGG GAATGAGCAATTTGCAGTAGTGGAAAATCCTGGCTTGTGGAATTGGACCTTTACTTTAAAGGACATAAATGGTGAAGTTTTGGCTGAAATAGATCGGGATTGGCGGGGCTTTGGTTTTGAG CTTTTTACTGATGCGGGTCAGTATGTCATTCGGTTTGGGAGTTCAGATCCTTCGTCAAAGACAGGCCGTGCCAGAGAA ATTCAGGAGTTGGAAGTAGCCCGTCCTTTAACCCTCTCAGAGAGAGCAGTGACACTTGCTCTTGCTATATCATTGGATAATGATTACTTCTCAAGGCATGGAGGATG GGGAATTCCTTTTATTGATGTAGGTGAATAG
- the LOC116211103 gene encoding altered inheritance rate of mitochondria protein 25-like isoform X3, with translation MMGWQHFATLYKTRGISSKYGALFSLMARASRPKYSISSENFPQPFSRQIQKATSLWQDGWGFETIEYEKRSFLMRNRSRNIGTPCGFEGNLLFSGRTLKTMSHQVGNSTERELHLNRDFFVQLWVSDKKMNEHGGKRRRKQGRQKNLGGVSYVDQPLHRIAERWFSGDSTVRENSGPSRRVLQQPPPSQSVSGLLKPASPEEARVAPLLARSNLLITRDIEWANLVLGFEQENRYAIVDVCYPQSPVGLIREQSNVLARQLLRLRRSFVAYITDAMGNELYRVRRPFWWITSSIYVEIDGKEVGVVHRRWHLWRRIYDLYLGNEQFAVVENPGLWNWTFTLKDINGEVLAEIDRDWRGFGFEYE, from the exons ATGATGGGTTGGCAGCACTTTGCTACACTTTATAAGACACGTGGAATCAGTTCAAAATATGGTGCTCTATTTTCTTTGATGGCAAGGGCAAGTCGACCCAAATATTCTATAAGTAGTGAGAACTTTCCTCAACCTTTCTCTCGACAAATTCAAAAGGCAACCTCATTGTGGCAAGATGGATGGGGCTTTGAAACGATAGAATATGAGAAGAGGTCATTCTTAATGAGAAATAGGTCTAGAAACATTGGGACACCCTGCGGTTTTGAAGGGAATCTCCTCTTCTCCGGAAGGACTCTGAAGACAATGTCTCACCAAGTTGGAAACAGTACGGAGAGAGAACTGCACCTGAATAGAGATTTTTTTGTACAACTTTGGGTTTCagataagaaaatgaatgagCATGGtggaaagagaagaagaaaacaaggCAGGCAAAAGAATTTAGGTGGAGTATCCTATGTTGATCAGCCACTCCATCGTATAGCAGAAAGATGGTTTTCTGGTGATTCTACCGTAAGAGAGAATTCTGGGCCCAGTAGGCGAGTTCTGCAGCAGCCACCACCGAGCCAATCAGTTTCTGGTTTGCTGAAACCTGCATCTCCCGAGGAG GCCCGTGTTGCACCTCTTCTTGCAAGGTCCAATTTGCTTATCACGAGGGATATAGAATGGGCGAACCTTGTACTTGGTTTCGAGCAG GAGAACCGCTACGCAATAGTGGACGTCTGTTACCCTCAGTCT CCGGTGGGCTTGATACGTGAGCAGAGTAATGTTCTCGCCAGACAG TTGCTTAGGCTGAGACGTTCTTTTGTAGCATACATAACTGATGCCATGGGTAACGAACTTTATCGG GTTCGCAGGCCCTTTTGGTGGATAACAAGCTCAATCTATGTTGAGATTGATGGAAAG GAAGTGGGTGTGGTTCATCGAAGATGGCACCTGTGGAGGAGGATCTATGATTTGTACCTAGG GAATGAGCAATTTGCAGTAGTGGAAAATCCTGGCTTGTGGAATTGGACCTTTACTTTAAAGGACATAAATGGTGAAGTTTTGGCTGAAATAGATCGGGATTGGCGGGGCTTTGGTTTTGAG TATGAATAA
- the LOC116211342 gene encoding protein misato homolog 1 isoform X1, protein MREIVTVQVGGFANFIGSHFWNFQDELLGLAEDPNADEIFKNPLLDVDVLYRSGETHQGILTYTPRLVSVDLQGTLGSMSSRGTLYNVDSQAASEVNTWRGTVSTHASEPHQKNLFLQSLEEEQNPTERKGKKIDSQREYQEKDIVECLENGVKFWTDYSKVHYHPQSLYELSGLWMDVEDFDNYGIGREALSSGHQEDISERLRFFVEECDHIQGFQFIVDDSGGFSAVAAEFLENIADEYTNTPVLLYTTRGPASYMNLGQKKHKVVRGLHDAVSFSRLSSLCKLIVPLGLPSLSRSKASAYLSIKDEKPYHCSAVYAAALHSTSLPFRMQSVGRAADSQDVSGAVSVSDLVEILSGNARKNMVAILDMAMPAPSLSGRDVGQSMLGHLHPVTYEIAEDVEDSQAMETLNIHGVIGQGGHYASVSEVKDYIHAAYEHANAMPKFCHLSVARTPLPIPLPFPRIFSSLVGGQGKLLGEPIAGSLSRGSVDVHSIPIGTRLRSSIAILPHLENRLTHLQRFGIQRGAAGSELLRGWGFGRDELEEMGECLTRMVMELKPQAIMSDDSD, encoded by the exons ATGAGGGAAATTGTGACCGTACAAGTCGGGGGCTTTGCTAATTTCATTGGCTCTCACTTCTGGAACTTTCAG GATGAGTTGCTGGGGCTGGCTGAGGACCCAAATGCCGATGAGATATTCAAGAACCCGCTGCTTGACGTGGACGTACTCTATCGTAGTGGTGAGACGCATCAG GGCATCCTTACATATACTCCTCGACTTGTTTCTGTAGATCTCCAAG GGACCCTTGGATCTATGAGTTCAAGGGGTACATTGTATAATGTTGATTCACAGGCCGCATCTGAGGTCAATACGTG GAGAGGTACTGTTTCAACTCATGCATCTGAACCCCACCAGAAGAATTTGTTCTTGCAAAGTTTGGAAGAGGAGCAGAACCCTACTgaaaggaagggaaaaaaGATTGACTCTCAGAGGGAATATCAGGAGAAGGATATAGTTGAATGTTTGGAAAATGGCGTGAAGTTCTGGACGGACTACTCAAAGGTTCACTATCATCCTCAGAGTCTATATGAGTTGAGTGGATTGTGGATGGATGTTGAGGACTTTGACAACTATGGCATTGGAAGGGAAGCACTCTCTTCCGGTCATCAAGAGGATATAAGCGAGAGGCTTAGATTTTTTGTAGAAGAGTGTGACCATATTCAG GGTTTCCAGTTCATTGTCGATGACTCCGGAGGCTTTTCAGCTGTTGCTGCAGAATTTCTTGAGAACATTGCTGATGAGTACACAAACACCCCGGTTTTACTCTATACTACTCGAGGTCCTGCGTCTTACATGAACCTTGGACAAAAGAAGCATAAGGTGGTTCGGGGACTGCATGATGCTGTTTCATTTTCAAGGCTATCATCTCTTTGTAAATTGATTGTACCCCTAGGTCTGCCTTCCTTGAGTAGAA GTAAAGCATCTGCATACCTCAGCATTAAAGATGAGAAGCCTTACCACTGTAGTGCAGTTTACGCTGCTGCACTACATTCTACTAGTCTGCCATTCAGAATGCAATCTGTTGGACGAGCTGCTGATTCACAAGATGTATCGGGTGCAGTGAGTGTAAGCGATCTTGTAGAAATACTATCAGGGAATGCTAGGAAAAACATGGTGGCTATTTTGGACATGGCAATGCCTGCACCTTCTTTGAGTG gGAGAGATGTTGGGCAGTCTATGCTTGGTCATTTACACCCAGTAACATATGAAATAGCAGAGGATGTGGAAGACTCGCAGGCAATGGAAACCTTGAATATTCATGGAGTCATTGGCCAAG GAGGCCACTATGCTTCGGTTTCTGAAGTGAAGGACTACATTCATGCTGCTTATGAACATGCAAATGCGATGCCAAAGTTTTGCCACCTATCGGTGGCCCGTACTCCGCTTCCGATACCCTTGCCATTTCCTCGAATCTTCAGCAGTCTCGTGGGCGGTCAGGGCAAGCTACTGGGTGAACCCATTGCGGGCTCTTTGTCGAGGGGATCCGTCGATGTGCATTCCATCCCTATAGGAACAAGGCTGCGGTCAAGCATTGCCATCTTGCCACATCTTGAGAACAGGTTGACACATCTCCAGAGGTTTGGGATTCAACGAGGAGCAGCTGGTTCCGAGTTGCTAAGAGGTTGGGGTTTTGGTAGGGATGAGTTGGAAGAAATGGGAGAATGTCTAACAAGGATGGTTATGGAACTGAAGCCCCAAGCTATAATGTCTGATGATTCGGATTGA
- the LOC116211342 gene encoding protein misato homolog 1 isoform X2: MGTPGQSTLSSQGTLGSMSSRGTLYNVDSQAASEVNTWRGTVSTHASEPHQKNLFLQSLEEEQNPTERKGKKIDSQREYQEKDIVECLENGVKFWTDYSKVHYHPQSLYELSGLWMDVEDFDNYGIGREALSSGHQEDISERLRFFVEECDHIQGFQFIVDDSGGFSAVAAEFLENIADEYTNTPVLLYTTRGPASYMNLGQKKHKVVRGLHDAVSFSRLSSLCKLIVPLGLPSLSRSKASAYLSIKDEKPYHCSAVYAAALHSTSLPFRMQSVGRAADSQDVSGAVSVSDLVEILSGNARKNMVAILDMAMPAPSLSGRDVGQSMLGHLHPVTYEIAEDVEDSQAMETLNIHGVIGQGGHYASVSEVKDYIHAAYEHANAMPKFCHLSVARTPLPIPLPFPRIFSSLVGGQGKLLGEPIAGSLSRGSVDVHSIPIGTRLRSSIAILPHLENRLTHLQRFGIQRGAAGSELLRGWGFGRDELEEMGECLTRMVMELKPQAIMSDDSD; this comes from the exons ATGGGGACCCCAGGCCAGTCAACATTATCCAGTCAAG GGACCCTTGGATCTATGAGTTCAAGGGGTACATTGTATAATGTTGATTCACAGGCCGCATCTGAGGTCAATACGTG GAGAGGTACTGTTTCAACTCATGCATCTGAACCCCACCAGAAGAATTTGTTCTTGCAAAGTTTGGAAGAGGAGCAGAACCCTACTgaaaggaagggaaaaaaGATTGACTCTCAGAGGGAATATCAGGAGAAGGATATAGTTGAATGTTTGGAAAATGGCGTGAAGTTCTGGACGGACTACTCAAAGGTTCACTATCATCCTCAGAGTCTATATGAGTTGAGTGGATTGTGGATGGATGTTGAGGACTTTGACAACTATGGCATTGGAAGGGAAGCACTCTCTTCCGGTCATCAAGAGGATATAAGCGAGAGGCTTAGATTTTTTGTAGAAGAGTGTGACCATATTCAG GGTTTCCAGTTCATTGTCGATGACTCCGGAGGCTTTTCAGCTGTTGCTGCAGAATTTCTTGAGAACATTGCTGATGAGTACACAAACACCCCGGTTTTACTCTATACTACTCGAGGTCCTGCGTCTTACATGAACCTTGGACAAAAGAAGCATAAGGTGGTTCGGGGACTGCATGATGCTGTTTCATTTTCAAGGCTATCATCTCTTTGTAAATTGATTGTACCCCTAGGTCTGCCTTCCTTGAGTAGAA GTAAAGCATCTGCATACCTCAGCATTAAAGATGAGAAGCCTTACCACTGTAGTGCAGTTTACGCTGCTGCACTACATTCTACTAGTCTGCCATTCAGAATGCAATCTGTTGGACGAGCTGCTGATTCACAAGATGTATCGGGTGCAGTGAGTGTAAGCGATCTTGTAGAAATACTATCAGGGAATGCTAGGAAAAACATGGTGGCTATTTTGGACATGGCAATGCCTGCACCTTCTTTGAGTG gGAGAGATGTTGGGCAGTCTATGCTTGGTCATTTACACCCAGTAACATATGAAATAGCAGAGGATGTGGAAGACTCGCAGGCAATGGAAACCTTGAATATTCATGGAGTCATTGGCCAAG GAGGCCACTATGCTTCGGTTTCTGAAGTGAAGGACTACATTCATGCTGCTTATGAACATGCAAATGCGATGCCAAAGTTTTGCCACCTATCGGTGGCCCGTACTCCGCTTCCGATACCCTTGCCATTTCCTCGAATCTTCAGCAGTCTCGTGGGCGGTCAGGGCAAGCTACTGGGTGAACCCATTGCGGGCTCTTTGTCGAGGGGATCCGTCGATGTGCATTCCATCCCTATAGGAACAAGGCTGCGGTCAAGCATTGCCATCTTGCCACATCTTGAGAACAGGTTGACACATCTCCAGAGGTTTGGGATTCAACGAGGAGCAGCTGGTTCCGAGTTGCTAAGAGGTTGGGGTTTTGGTAGGGATGAGTTGGAAGAAATGGGAGAATGTCTAACAAGGATGGTTATGGAACTGAAGCCCCAAGCTATAATGTCTGATGATTCGGATTGA
- the LOC116211342 gene encoding protein misato homolog 1 isoform X3, with the protein MIHRRGTVSTHASEPHQKNLFLQSLEEEQNPTERKGKKIDSQREYQEKDIVECLENGVKFWTDYSKVHYHPQSLYELSGLWMDVEDFDNYGIGREALSSGHQEDISERLRFFVEECDHIQGFQFIVDDSGGFSAVAAEFLENIADEYTNTPVLLYTTRGPASYMNLGQKKHKVVRGLHDAVSFSRLSSLCKLIVPLGLPSLSRSKASAYLSIKDEKPYHCSAVYAAALHSTSLPFRMQSVGRAADSQDVSGAVSVSDLVEILSGNARKNMVAILDMAMPAPSLSGRDVGQSMLGHLHPVTYEIAEDVEDSQAMETLNIHGVIGQGGHYASVSEVKDYIHAAYEHANAMPKFCHLSVARTPLPIPLPFPRIFSSLVGGQGKLLGEPIAGSLSRGSVDVHSIPIGTRLRSSIAILPHLENRLTHLQRFGIQRGAAGSELLRGWGFGRDELEEMGECLTRMVMELKPQAIMSDDSD; encoded by the exons ATGATACATAGGAGAGGTACTGTTTCAACTCATGCATCTGAACCCCACCAGAAGAATTTGTTCTTGCAAAGTTTGGAAGAGGAGCAGAACCCTACTgaaaggaagggaaaaaaGATTGACTCTCAGAGGGAATATCAGGAGAAGGATATAGTTGAATGTTTGGAAAATGGCGTGAAGTTCTGGACGGACTACTCAAAGGTTCACTATCATCCTCAGAGTCTATATGAGTTGAGTGGATTGTGGATGGATGTTGAGGACTTTGACAACTATGGCATTGGAAGGGAAGCACTCTCTTCCGGTCATCAAGAGGATATAAGCGAGAGGCTTAGATTTTTTGTAGAAGAGTGTGACCATATTCAG GGTTTCCAGTTCATTGTCGATGACTCCGGAGGCTTTTCAGCTGTTGCTGCAGAATTTCTTGAGAACATTGCTGATGAGTACACAAACACCCCGGTTTTACTCTATACTACTCGAGGTCCTGCGTCTTACATGAACCTTGGACAAAAGAAGCATAAGGTGGTTCGGGGACTGCATGATGCTGTTTCATTTTCAAGGCTATCATCTCTTTGTAAATTGATTGTACCCCTAGGTCTGCCTTCCTTGAGTAGAA GTAAAGCATCTGCATACCTCAGCATTAAAGATGAGAAGCCTTACCACTGTAGTGCAGTTTACGCTGCTGCACTACATTCTACTAGTCTGCCATTCAGAATGCAATCTGTTGGACGAGCTGCTGATTCACAAGATGTATCGGGTGCAGTGAGTGTAAGCGATCTTGTAGAAATACTATCAGGGAATGCTAGGAAAAACATGGTGGCTATTTTGGACATGGCAATGCCTGCACCTTCTTTGAGTG gGAGAGATGTTGGGCAGTCTATGCTTGGTCATTTACACCCAGTAACATATGAAATAGCAGAGGATGTGGAAGACTCGCAGGCAATGGAAACCTTGAATATTCATGGAGTCATTGGCCAAG GAGGCCACTATGCTTCGGTTTCTGAAGTGAAGGACTACATTCATGCTGCTTATGAACATGCAAATGCGATGCCAAAGTTTTGCCACCTATCGGTGGCCCGTACTCCGCTTCCGATACCCTTGCCATTTCCTCGAATCTTCAGCAGTCTCGTGGGCGGTCAGGGCAAGCTACTGGGTGAACCCATTGCGGGCTCTTTGTCGAGGGGATCCGTCGATGTGCATTCCATCCCTATAGGAACAAGGCTGCGGTCAAGCATTGCCATCTTGCCACATCTTGAGAACAGGTTGACACATCTCCAGAGGTTTGGGATTCAACGAGGAGCAGCTGGTTCCGAGTTGCTAAGAGGTTGGGGTTTTGGTAGGGATGAGTTGGAAGAAATGGGAGAATGTCTAACAAGGATGGTTATGGAACTGAAGCCCCAAGCTATAATGTCTGATGATTCGGATTGA